The DNA segment CCCCCGTCCGTGTCTCTGGCCATTTTCCTGGCCGACATCTGCCAGACGATGCCCAGGAGATCCCCGAGAGCGTGCCGCCCACTGCGTCCTGGGGCACCACCTGCCGGCACCGGAGCCTTTACATCCAGGAGGTCTCTTGAGGATGTGAAGAGCCAGAAAGAGTGTCACTCCCACTTTGCAGTTAAGAAGGAGAGCCGAAAACAAAGCCTTTGAATTCACAATTTGTCACTAACTCGTGAGGGATTTGAGGTTGCAGGGCAACCACGCGCGCGTCCTAAAGCCCGAGGAAAAGACGGGAGCTCTGGCTTACTTGGAGAGGACAACAGGCAGATGATGGTGACTAGAATTCATCCAGGGGAGTGTTCACTTGCAAGACAGTGAATCCCATGATGACCACAAAACCTGGGGAAGTCTGAAACATCTTGAGGGCTTTTCTCGCCTCGACCTTACAAGATGCATCACAGACAGCATTGGACAGAGTCCTTGCCGTGGAAAGTTCCCTTGACGGTGCAcaccaggagcaaaggaacagcagccaccacgagaggagccggagcaaggctcagatcatgacccctatTATCCATATTGAATAACATCCTTCCGTCTGGGCCGAAAGATAAATAGCGCACTGAAACTTAGGGCATTGgtgaaaatgtgttgttgttggagaaaaggaagagattttgtaaaaaaatctattcagcggGAGGGACAGGCATGAGTGCCGTTGTTGGAGGAACGttggaggaagaatcaggagacttctcagtccagagccttgagagctgaccacgctgtctgcctgggaggcacagagcagggtatgACGTGATCAATTTCCCATCCCTGGCGTTTTTGCCCAAAAAGAGAGCACAACTCCTATCTACACACGAGAAAGCATCAGATACAAGTGAACTGAGAGACAGTCTACACTTATCGGTTGctagtattcttcaaaattgtcaacatcttcaacaattaggaaagacaaaagaagtgtcACGGAAACGAAAGCCATGTGACAACTAAGTGTAATGTGCTATCACACACAGGTGTCCAGCGGAAGAAGCACCTTCCTTGGAAAACCTGGCGGAATCTGAGTGCCGTCTGTAGTTTAGTCCTAGTGTACACATGGGGGTCTCTTCGTTTTTATCATTGGAGCGTGGTCAGGAGATGTTCACCTCTGAGGGAGACGGATGAAGGGTGTACAGAAACTTTCTGCACTGCGTTTACaagtctgtactttgaaaatcatCCCGACCATATGCAGTACCTTGTGGTCTCAGCTATGTATTTCAAGGGTTTGGGTTGATTctgccttgcatttttttatgttttatagagggtggctgttcaggttacctgctctttctctgttgttggaaataaaagcactcatctaccaaaaaatgaatgaatgaatgaatgaatgaatgaatggaaaaatcaatcaatcaatcaatgaatcagtcagtcaatcaatcgAGGAAGTCTGGCCGGAGGCAGGCGGCAGGCCATGCAGGAGCCCTTCCTTactaggcctgggggagggccccGCATTCACTGGGcggtgccccggcccctgcgccaCGCTGTGCGGTTGTGTATCCCTCCTGGATCTGCACGATGGGTCAGGCAGTCCTAAGTGAGCCAGGTAGGATCTGGCTCCCACGGACACAGTCCCCCATCCACCACAGGCTCTCCTGCCACTCACCACCctcagccacacagccagggtgGTGTGGAGTGTGCGGACCTTCAGGGGGATCGGGGGCCAGACCTCGTGCGCTCTGCGAGGTCTGCTGAGTCCCTGAGGCCtctatgctccctgcccctccttgactGGAACCATATGGGACGCCTCGGGCCGCCACCAAACAAGTAGTGCACCCTGTTGCAACACTACAGGCACTGGGTCCCGAAAGGAAAGAATTGGGGTCTCCTTCAGAGGCAGACGGACTCAGACGCCCAGCtcatcttggttatttttatttacccaaattctcgttcgtttgtttattgattgattgattgattgattagtgagatgcatacacacaaacacaaacacacacaggatcttgtgtttctaacttttaatgaaagttaCATGGCTCCTGGAGCCCCATCATGTGTCTGTCGTGTCAGCACCACAGCGTCGTCCTCAGTGATCTCCTCTGCAGGAGAGCCGTGTTGACCGCTGGCATCCATCTGTATGTGTGCGACGGCTGTGGACAAGTGTGCCGTCGCCTCATATTCATCTCGGCATCTTGAGGCTCCTTGGCagggacagaaacacccagggcctcaggtacacgcagagacacagacagccagGCGGCCATGACACAAGTCTGTATGGTCTCTGGGCCAAGGGGCCGACGCACGAGTGATTCTCGGCCTGGCTCCAATGGCTATGATTCTCCtggcccccgcagcgcccccgccccgagcacGGGGGGTTCTGCCTTTAGGTTTCCTCCACGCACGCGCCCACGGAATTCAAACTCGTGCTCCTTAATGTCGGCATGCTGGCCAgggttctctgtgtgccttttgggCGGCGGAGGGGACGCCAATGGAGACCGAGGGGATCGCTGCAGTGATTCCACCCCCGCCTAGCGCCTCGTTGCAAAGTTTCGCCTACGCACGGTGTCAAGGGCGGCAGGGACACCTTGGCCGTGCCCACACGTCTGGCGGTACTCGGGCACCGGAGGACGGGGTTCAGGGCCCCGCCAGGACCATTCGCACAGGCGGTGCGGCTCggctggctttgtttctctggcaCGGCTCATTGCAATGACAGAGCCCTTTCCCAATGTCTTGAGCTTCCCCAGGCACGAGCCCTTTGGCacggcccttccccagcctcccgggtTCAGGGGGATGATGCCAACTTGACCTGGGGTCACTCCCCGTCAGGGCCACCCGCAGCCTCAGTGTGTCAGCCAAAGTCCCCCGAGATCCCCCCTTTCCACGCCCACACCCTCGGCTCCTCACCTGtcctcctgtggcttccctctcccggcgccttcttcctctcgtagtacttgaggacattgggccacaggtcatccatgatgagctggcaggaaagagagagcgggactcacatccccacccggagcagctgggggacccAGCGAGCTCACTGACCCAGTCTGTCACAGGGCCCCACCTCAGCGATCCTGCCTGACCCGGCAAGGTGGTGGCCACAGAACCAGTTGAAGAAGTTAAGGCCGTTGTCGTGGGTCTGGCGGCGGTAGGCCTCCCGTTCGTAGTGCTGCGACCACTGGATGGGAGTGGAGTGCGACGCTCTGTAGCCTGCAGGGCAACCGGCACGTGAGACGGTGCTGCACGGTGAACCCGGTTCCACCGTCCACCCGCCGCttccaggcaggcctgcaggccggcaggcaggcaggcaggcaggccggcaGGCAGTCATGCCGAGCTGTCTTACCAGCAGCACTGACGACATACTCCTTCACGAGGACTTCGTTCTGGAAGTAGGAGTTCTTGCCAAAGAACAGCAGGATCCTGCGGCAGGCACTGGGAAAGGTGACTTCCTGCACCTGCCGACAAATGGGGGACACGGAGACGGGGTTGGGGGTTCCCGGGGAGCGTGGTGACACCTCTGTGCTGAGGCCTCCCCCTGGCAGCCTCAGCTCGCCAATCACGTGTCCTAGCCTCTCGCCTCCCGACCCAGGACCCTCTTCCGCGCCCTGGGCCTGACCTTCAGGTTCGTCATGAAGCGAAGCATGCGCAGATCTTGCTCACTGATCACGGCTGACAGCTGGGGGTGGTTCCCAAACTGCTTTAGGTCAAGGAGCCTTCCGGGGCTGGAGATGCGAGAGCTACAACAACGCCGCAGGCCCGCACAGCAGCGTGGCCctggcgcccctgccctcccgccggCTCCCGGGCCATCCGCACAGGCTGCACCGAGCACGGCCCGCTGGGCCTCGGGCTGCTGCCCATGTGCGCGCTGCCACGGGACGGGAGCTGTGTATCCCGAGACacgcccctccccgcaccccgtcCACCGCACATGCCTGTGGCCCCACGGCAAGGCACAGTGGGCTGCTCCCGGGACGGCGCACGTCCCTGGCTCTGGGCGACCAGGTCAGAGGTGGGCACACGCAGCCCCCTGGCTGCAGCAGTGTGCCGAGGCGAAAAGGGGCTTTGCGGGGAGCCGCGGCCAGTGCGGAGACCCTGCTGCCACTCCCACGTGTGACCCGGACCGCATGTCGTCCCGCGCACTTGACACTCGCTGCCTCTGGGGACGAtccagcccaggaggagcccacCCTCAAGCGGGCTCCCAAGGCTGTGGCGATCACCGGGGCATGAGCGTCGTCGCCACTCCCACCCCGGGACGGGCGGGGAGCGTTCACCAATGCTGTCCGAGGGATGCCCATACCCCacagcgcccctgccctcctcacggCCCGCTTGgctccggcccccccacccccagccccccacgtcccccccacCCGCGTCACCTTGGGGTCCTTGCCCCACAGCAGCAAGGATACAGCCTTGGCCCAGAAGCCACGGATGCCCTGCATGTGGGCGCTTCGCTGTTGCAGGCGATGGTGCCTTCTCTGACCCAGCCTGAGCTGGAACGGAGCAAAGGAGCGCCTGCCTCTTCCATTGGTGGGCTCCATGTCTGCCCGCAGCGCCTCGAGAGCCTCCAGCGGGCACTC comes from the Canis aureus isolate CA01 unplaced genomic scaffold, VMU_Caureus_v.1.0 NW_027326476.1_RagTag, whole genome shotgun sequence genome and includes:
- the LOC144309514 gene encoding testis-specific Y-encoded protein 3-like; this translates as MAHEEEGEAEEEAVMSETEYMLEEEANLQEEAHKPEEAMEEGQGEEGARELQEQQQGSEHPEAGPSPLECPLEALEALRADMEPTNGRGRRSFAPFQLRLGQRRHHRLQQRSAHMQGIRGFWAKAFGNHPQLSAVISEQDLRMLRFMTNLKVQEVTFPSACRRILLFFGKNSYFQNEVLVKEYVVSAAGYRASHSTPIQWSQHYEREAYRRQTHDNGLNFFNWFCGHHLAGSGRIAELIMDDLWPNVLKYYERKKAPGEGSHRRTGEEPRVWAWKGGISGDFG